From one Neofelis nebulosa isolate mNeoNeb1 chromosome 4, mNeoNeb1.pri, whole genome shotgun sequence genomic stretch:
- the LOC131509955 gene encoding atherin-like isoform X3 produces the protein MACAAAAAAQAEAAVGGGGGQTPTMQPGKQPWRRRRRRPRPPAPTPEPRRAAPPPPPPRDPRSPRPPHCPGAAAAGACGGRGRRAAAAPATAPAPAAPPPPAAPARPTPRGRPGGRRQPPGPQSPHM, from the coding sequence ATGGCgtgcgcggcggcggcggcggcgcaaGCTGAGGCGGCGGTTGGCGGCGGCGGAGGTCAAACTCCCACAATGCAGCCGGGTAAACAGCCatggaggaggaggcggcggcgccCGCGGCCGCCCGCTCCGACGCCTgagccgcgccgcgccgcgccgccgccgccgccgccgcgggacCCGCGCTCCCCGCGCCCCCCGCACTGCCCGGGGGCGGCCGCGGCCGGCGCCTGTGGGGGGCGAggccggcgggcggcggcggccccggctacagccccggcccccgccgccccccccccccctgccgccCCCGCCCGGCCCACGCCCAGAGGCCGCCCCGGAGGCCGCCGCCAGCCGCCAG
- the LOC131509955 gene encoding basic proline-rich protein-like isoform X1 yields the protein MACAAAAAAQAEAAVGGGGGQTPTMQPGKQPWRRRRRRPRPPAPTPEPRRAAPPPPPPRDPRSPRPPHCPGAAAAGACGGRGRRAAAAPATAPAPAAPPPPAAPARPTPRGRPGGRRQPPDLNRIKKKELPQS from the coding sequence ATGGCgtgcgcggcggcggcggcggcgcaaGCTGAGGCGGCGGTTGGCGGCGGCGGAGGTCAAACTCCCACAATGCAGCCGGGTAAACAGCCatggaggaggaggcggcggcgccCGCGGCCGCCCGCTCCGACGCCTgagccgcgccgcgccgcgccgccgccgccgccgccgcgggacCCGCGCTCCCCGCGCCCCCCGCACTGCCCGGGGGCGGCCGCGGCCGGCGCCTGTGGGGGGCGAggccggcgggcggcggcggccccggctacagccccggcccccgccgccccccccccccctgccgccCCCGCCCGGCCCACGCCCAGAGGCCGCCCCGGAGGCCGCCGCCAGCCGCCAG
- the LOC131509955 gene encoding atherin-like isoform X2, with the protein MACAAAAAAQAEAAVGGGGGQTPTMQPGKQPWRRRRRRPRPPAPTPEPRRAAPPPPPPRDPRSPRPPHCPGAAAAGACGGRGRRAAAAPATAPAPAAPPPPAAPARPTPRGRPGGRRQPPELRRKNFHNHSR; encoded by the coding sequence ATGGCgtgcgcggcggcggcggcggcgcaaGCTGAGGCGGCGGTTGGCGGCGGCGGAGGTCAAACTCCCACAATGCAGCCGGGTAAACAGCCatggaggaggaggcggcggcgccCGCGGCCGCCCGCTCCGACGCCTgagccgcgccgcgccgcgccgccgccgccgccgccgcgggacCCGCGCTCCCCGCGCCCCCCGCACTGCCCGGGGGCGGCCGCGGCCGGCGCCTGTGGGGGGCGAggccggcgggcggcggcggccccggctacagccccggcccccgccgccccccccccccctgccgccCCCGCCCGGCCCACGCCCAGAGGCCGCCCCGGAGGCCGCCGCCAGCCGCCAG